A stretch of Clostridium formicaceticum DNA encodes these proteins:
- the loaP gene encoding antiterminator LoaP — protein MEWYALFVKTNKEEEVQKWLEFYFDKKTLHSCVPKRKIKEKKAGKFYCVLKTLFPGYVFICTIMDLDKYRIITTIPNLIRILNKGSYYSRIEEKEMSIILKLVGDNSIIDYSKIFIKNCKVLVKDGPLYGMEGIIKKVNKHTNRAKVQVSFMGSPRLIDVGIEILYNLD, from the coding sequence ATGGAATGGTATGCTTTATTTGTTAAAACAAATAAAGAAGAAGAAGTGCAAAAATGGCTTGAGTTTTACTTTGATAAAAAAACATTACATTCATGTGTGCCTAAAAGAAAAATTAAAGAAAAAAAGGCAGGAAAATTTTATTGTGTTTTAAAGACCTTATTTCCAGGATATGTTTTTATTTGTACAATTATGGATTTGGACAAGTATAGGATAATAACCACCATACCAAATCTTATACGTATTTTAAATAAAGGTTCATATTATTCTCGAATTGAAGAAAAGGAAATGTCAATAATTCTGAAGCTTGTAGGAGATAATTCAATTATTGATTATTCTAAGATTTTTATCAAAAATTGCAAGGTATTAGTTAAAGATGGACCTCTATATGGAATGGAAGGTATAATTAAAAAAGTTAATAAACATACAAATAGAGCTAAAGTTCAGGTAAGTTTTATGGGATCGCCTAGATTAATTGATGTAGGTATTGAAATATTATATAACCTTGATTGA
- a CDS encoding 4'-phosphopantetheinyl transferase family protein, with protein MKESNMFIDKLSLIRLDNTFKATLCCCFFSYVTEYEEIIQHLHPQERNYYYTLKYEKRSSSYLLGRFVAKQAVAAITGEKYLTNICIQSGVFNQPIAVHNKQNIQVSITHCGGFGAALAFSEAHPMGIDVEQIKLNKRDVFEKQSTNLEKLELNSIPISYDMGLTLLWTVKEALSKVLKTGLTVPLNLFEISKIELSNYYIVSYYKNFTQYKAISFTIGNYMCSIVLPLKTKLSFNIQSLKSSFSFVESFNDVTLLNNFSK; from the coding sequence ATGAAAGAAAGTAATATGTTTATTGATAAATTGAGTCTAATTAGATTGGATAATACATTTAAAGCAACTTTATGTTGCTGTTTTTTTTCCTATGTAACAGAGTATGAAGAGATAATTCAGCATTTGCATCCACAAGAACGTAACTATTACTATACATTGAAGTATGAAAAACGAAGTAGTAGTTATCTTTTGGGGCGCTTTGTTGCTAAACAAGCGGTAGCTGCTATAACTGGTGAAAAATATTTAACAAATATTTGTATTCAATCAGGTGTTTTTAATCAGCCAATTGCAGTGCATAACAAGCAAAATATTCAGGTTAGTATTACTCACTGTGGTGGTTTTGGAGCAGCACTTGCTTTTTCGGAAGCTCATCCTATGGGGATTGATGTTGAACAAATTAAATTGAATAAAAGAGATGTTTTTGAAAAACAATCAACAAACCTTGAAAAATTGGAACTTAACAGTATACCGATTTCGTATGATATGGGGCTTACTCTCTTATGGACTGTCAAAGAAGCATTATCCAAGGTTCTAAAAACAGGTTTAACAGTTCCATTGAATCTTTTTGAGATCTCTAAAATTGAGCTTTCTAATTATTATATAGTGAGTTACTATAAAAATTTTACTCAATATAAAGCAATTTCTTTTACTATTGGAAATTATATGTGCTCTATAGTACTTCCTTTAAAAACTAAATTATCTTTTAATATTCAGTCTTTAAAATCAAGTTTTTCGTTTGTTGAATCTTTTAACGATGTAACATTATTAAATAACTTTAGTAAGTAA
- a CDS encoding thioester reductase domain-containing protein gives MNKQLKILYDQIKEKKISLEDALEKIQEYRVQYNKKATNISNFEKEYSIGIKTRKEHKAEPGIIQDIALVHEKTLYQLKCLFGEVTKLSLDRIDPQEPLESYGIDSIMITQLNQKLVSVFGELSKTLFYEYQTLDALTEYFIADYPEKCFQWTGLVTQRESVPEVSSTGSNFDGVNSMLSSLKTEKKTARNLTMTLSSKKVREPIAIIGISGRYPQAKNLEEFWKNLCEGKDCISEIPKERWSIEGFYHPNPQEAVAQGKSYSKWGGFVDEFADFDPLFFNISPREAFNMDPQERLIIESCWQVLEDAGYTREQLTSLYKQRVGVFTGITKTGFALYGPDLWKQGEQIYPTTSFASVANRVSYLLNLKGPSMPIDTMCSASLTAIHEACEHLYHDECEIAIAAGVNLYLHPMSYIQLSTLKMLAADGKCKSFGQGGSGFVPGEGVGAVLLKPLSQAISDQDHIYAVIRGSSINHGGKTNGYTVPNPSAQGELIRAALDKAETDARAVSYIEAHGTGTELGDPIEITGLSGAFRKDTQDTGFCAIGSVKSNIGHLEAAAGIAGLTKIILQMKNQKIVPSLHAKALNPNINFTKTPFVVQQELTEWKRPMIEKNGEKREYPRIAGISSFGAGGSNAHIVIEEYIPKDAKQYPITITPQNPAIIVLSAKNEERLQEQAQQLLKAIQEQQFTDNDLADMAYTLQIGREAMEERLAIIVASIKELEEKLESFVKGQENIEDLYRGQVKRNKETLAVFAMDEEMQETIEKWIQRRKYAKLLDLWVKGLVFDWNKLYNDTKPSRISLPTYPFARERYWIPETKTKSGDSSITTSANAGTIHPLLHQNTSDLSEQRFSSTFTGQEFFLADHRVKGQGVLPRVAYLEMARAAVEQGTGILKESQVGIRLKNIVWSSSITVEDKPFKVNVGLYPEDSGEIVYEIYSQPEEISTDAAIYSQGSAMLSLVEKIPTMDLSALQIQCSEGTLSSDQCYDIFRTMGLNYGLGYQGIEQIYIGSGQVLAKLSMPSSVSNTQNQFVLHPSLLDASLQASIGLRMGADDMRNRISISPVFPVALQELEILGSCTSEMWTLVRYSGGSTAEDKVQRLDIDLCDDQGNIYVRLKGLEIQEDTETMFAFQETKPQSLPTSRIQEDFEMMTFEEVWKEQILPDISSVKIKTMICFLSNSENQQAIVEEMQALHQQTKIIFISQNTTDQKQFQQEYHISRNDRNSYQEVFQSIGEEYGEIDAILYLWAFEDSSCIKDYASIVYILQAIATTKLNIKRFLLAAQFADGLERCYLESWIGFERSLGLLMPNTQVTVILQEIEKEKPEAVMKNWLRKLWAELQVHSAQSVLYQEGKRHVYKVQPTIIQTGDGLLRSGGTYLITGGCGGLGFLFAEYFAKKHPVNLILTGRSPISAEKQSKIKTLEDLGSRVMYIQANVCDPIHMKQGLEQAKESFGGIHGVIHAAGVEGNQSVLEKDIQRFEQVLEPKIKGTLVLDELLYGEELDFICYFSSSSAILGDFGSCDYAIGNRFLMAYAHYRNQEKRNGKTFSINWPLWKDGGMGFGNNENSKMYLKSSGQRFLEAEEGMNMFERILSQNNIQHLILVGQPSRVHRFLGLIEKQSILLNSNISNSSGKGRPAKMKGLSLKKCLERDLKEHVSNLLKISQNNLDRETNLADFGFDSISLTEFSILLTNYYGIEITPALFFGYPTLEKLTQYFLTEHQEIIQVFYAEYAVEKKSPQSLQVTATTSKRQGQKKSRFKVWNTTQGVPEPIAIIGMSGRFPQANTIVELWKNLKYGKNCITEIPTDRWDWREYYEKGKIKSKWGGFLADIDQFDPLFFEISPREAKLMDPKQRLFLEEAWHALEDAGYMEERIKGKSCGVYVGVEEGEYGFLVGDKGQINNNQNATLSARIAYKLDLKGPNLALTAACSSGLVALHQGCQALRQGDCEMALVGGINLMISPMMYIGMSNMDMLSLDGKSYVFDQRANGLVPSEAVAVVLLKPLSKAILDKDHIYGCIKASGVNYNGKSNGLAVPNPLSQAELMNNIYNKYNINPANIQYVLSHSVGSKLGDPIEVQALSNAFNKYTDKKQYCNLGSIKPLIGHTFAASGVVSLISMLMAMKEQTIPALYNYQSSNEYINFKEGPFFLNLENQTWTTENNQPRMGAISTTGISGTNAHAVIEEYLPRQKKAVHIPSKVSPQIVVFSAKSSERLQAAAQQVFDFIELEKELSLSNLAFTLQIGREAFSSRLAIVASDREELLQALEEYLKSAREGKEIQTAVPIFIGNLEEDHSGIKNLLSDKIGETVLQVLLAEKDLEKIALYWTQGGKISWEILHEGEEVCIISLPTYPFAKERYWFSSQQETNHFIIEGEQKINKFSHEEKDVNYNNSEDVLGIVTKFIKEILGLSSSFIINSKKQLKDYGMDSISGIQLLETLMRELKIKLDTRQFFAEFTLQEIIRQIELINRPLPSVSNPEVISILQWEKDKKLPEDFNLNRKDISIKHTSSPAKVFLTGATGLLGGFLCDEILQQTSATVYCLVRDESESSALKRIKNNFKKYNLWKDDYEDRIIPVLGDLTKPELGIEEKLYNELSQSIERIYHCAALVNHLLNYHAMKAHNVDGTLSIIKFAGNIQVKPIHFISSTAVCSQGKLPAHQLETVLEHGKNLESGYAQTKWVSEHHLIQAQEKGIPITIFRCGQITGSSQTADGTAQDTFHNLLKIFSQVEFVPQWDENVMDIAPIDYVSRAILAISQQNNCYGKIYHLSNPNPIPVQTFFACLLKKNPTILKKVSFEEWADSCLRYINNLPNDSIKTLLRLFFLKDDFGNRVFKDYFCTMNLSNSNTREALQNTSVQFPEIDEKWWYKCLDQLELFDTIGRCH, from the coding sequence ATGAATAAACAGTTAAAGATTTTATATGACCAAATAAAAGAAAAAAAGATAAGCCTTGAAGACGCTTTGGAAAAAATTCAAGAATATAGAGTTCAGTATAATAAGAAAGCTACTAATATATCGAACTTTGAAAAAGAGTATAGTATAGGCATCAAAACTAGAAAAGAACACAAAGCAGAACCAGGCATTATACAGGATATAGCGCTAGTTCATGAGAAAACTTTATACCAGCTAAAATGCTTATTCGGAGAAGTTACTAAATTGAGCCTTGATAGGATTGATCCTCAAGAACCATTAGAGAGTTATGGAATAGATTCCATTATGATTACTCAGCTTAATCAAAAACTTGTCAGTGTTTTTGGTGAATTGTCAAAAACCTTGTTTTATGAGTATCAGACCTTAGATGCTTTAACAGAATATTTTATAGCAGATTATCCAGAGAAGTGTTTTCAGTGGACTGGGCTGGTAACTCAGAGGGAATCAGTACCGGAAGTATCTTCAACAGGATCGAATTTTGATGGCGTAAATTCTATGTTAAGCTCATTGAAAACAGAAAAGAAGACAGCACGTAACTTAACTATGACTCTAAGCAGTAAAAAAGTTAGAGAACCCATCGCCATTATTGGTATAAGCGGACGTTATCCACAGGCAAAAAATTTAGAGGAATTTTGGAAGAACTTATGTGAAGGTAAAGATTGTATTAGCGAGATTCCAAAAGAACGTTGGTCAATAGAAGGATTCTATCATCCAAACCCACAAGAAGCTGTGGCACAAGGAAAAAGCTATAGCAAATGGGGTGGTTTTGTAGACGAATTTGCAGATTTTGATCCTCTTTTCTTCAACATATCCCCGCGAGAAGCATTTAATATGGATCCCCAAGAACGATTGATTATTGAATCTTGTTGGCAAGTGTTAGAGGATGCGGGATATACCAGAGAGCAACTAACATCACTATATAAGCAGCGAGTCGGTGTTTTTACGGGAATTACAAAAACAGGCTTTGCTTTATATGGTCCTGATTTATGGAAACAGGGGGAACAGATCTATCCAACCACTTCATTTGCATCAGTGGCAAATAGAGTTTCCTACCTTTTAAATTTAAAAGGTCCCAGCATGCCAATAGATACGATGTGCTCTGCTTCGCTGACAGCGATTCACGAAGCGTGCGAACATCTTTATCATGACGAATGTGAGATAGCTATTGCTGCTGGAGTTAACCTATACCTTCATCCTATGAGTTATATTCAACTTAGTACACTTAAAATGCTTGCGGCGGATGGAAAATGCAAGAGCTTTGGACAAGGTGGCAGTGGATTTGTGCCTGGAGAAGGAGTGGGTGCTGTTTTATTGAAACCCTTATCTCAGGCTATTTCAGATCAGGATCATATTTATGCTGTTATCCGAGGAAGTAGTATTAACCATGGAGGAAAAACGAATGGATATACAGTCCCCAATCCAAGCGCTCAAGGAGAGCTTATTCGTGCAGCCTTAGATAAAGCTGAAACAGATGCTCGAGCAGTCAGCTACATTGAAGCCCATGGTACAGGGACAGAACTTGGCGATCCGATTGAAATCACAGGATTAAGTGGAGCGTTCCGAAAAGATACCCAAGATACAGGATTTTGTGCCATTGGTTCTGTAAAGTCAAATATCGGTCACCTAGAAGCTGCAGCAGGGATTGCAGGATTAACTAAAATCATATTGCAAATGAAAAATCAGAAGATTGTTCCAAGCTTGCATGCTAAAGCGTTGAACCCTAATATTAATTTTACAAAGACTCCTTTTGTGGTACAGCAAGAACTTACAGAATGGAAACGGCCGATGATTGAAAAAAATGGAGAAAAGAGGGAATATCCAAGGATTGCTGGCATCTCTTCCTTCGGTGCGGGAGGATCAAATGCCCACATAGTGATCGAAGAATATATTCCTAAAGACGCAAAACAATATCCAATTACAATCACACCACAAAATCCAGCCATTATTGTGTTGTCTGCCAAGAATGAAGAGCGGCTTCAAGAACAGGCACAGCAATTATTAAAAGCGATTCAAGAACAACAATTCACAGATAACGACTTAGCGGATATGGCCTATACCCTTCAGATAGGGCGGGAAGCTATGGAAGAACGTTTAGCGATAATTGTAGCATCCATCAAAGAACTTGAAGAAAAACTAGAGAGTTTTGTCAAAGGCCAAGAGAATATTGAAGATCTGTACCGAGGACAGGTCAAACGCAACAAAGAGACGCTGGCTGTTTTTGCAATGGATGAAGAAATGCAGGAAACAATTGAAAAATGGATTCAGCGCAGAAAATATGCCAAACTTCTAGACCTTTGGGTCAAGGGTCTAGTTTTTGATTGGAACAAGCTCTATAACGACACCAAGCCCAGTCGCATTAGTCTACCCACCTATCCCTTTGCTAGAGAACGCTACTGGATACCAGAGACCAAGACTAAATCTGGTGACAGTTCAATCACCACTTCAGCCAATGCAGGGACAATCCATCCACTGTTGCATCAAAACACCTCTGACCTTTCAGAGCAGCGGTTCAGTTCCACCTTTACAGGACAGGAGTTTTTCCTGGCGGATCATAGGGTGAAGGGTCAGGGGGTTTTGCCTAGGGTAGCCTATCTTGAGATGGCTCGGGCTGCGGTGGAGCAGGGGACAGGAATTTTGAAAGAAAGTCAGGTGGGAATACGGCTTAAAAATATAGTATGGTCGTCTTCCATAACCGTAGAGGATAAGCCATTTAAGGTAAATGTCGGACTTTATCCCGAGGATAGTGGAGAGATTGTGTATGAAATATATAGTCAACCGGAAGAGATTAGTACAGATGCGGCAATATACAGTCAGGGCAGTGCTATGCTTAGTTTGGTTGAAAAAATTCCTACTATGGATCTGTCAGCCTTGCAGATTCAGTGCAGCGAAGGTACTCTTTCTTCAGACCAATGCTATGACATCTTTAGGACAATGGGACTGAACTATGGGTTGGGATATCAGGGGATTGAACAGATTTATATTGGTTCAGGTCAAGTGTTAGCGAAGCTTTCCATGCCTTCTTCCGTTTCCAATACGCAAAATCAATTTGTCCTGCATCCGAGTCTGCTGGATGCCTCCTTACAAGCATCAATAGGTTTAAGGATGGGAGCAGATGATATGCGTAATAGAATCTCCATCAGTCCTGTTTTTCCGGTTGCTCTGCAAGAACTTGAAATTTTGGGAAGCTGCACCTCTGAGATGTGGACATTGGTCCGATACAGTGGTGGCAGTACAGCGGAGGATAAGGTACAGAGACTCGATATTGATTTGTGCGATGATCAAGGGAATATTTATGTTAGGTTAAAGGGATTGGAAATCCAAGAGGACACAGAGACAATGTTTGCTTTTCAAGAAACAAAACCTCAAAGTCTTCCGACTTCTAGAATACAAGAAGACTTTGAAATGATGACCTTTGAAGAAGTCTGGAAAGAGCAGATTTTGCCGGATATTTCCTCAGTCAAGATTAAAACTATGATTTGTTTTCTTTCAAATTCGGAAAATCAACAAGCAATTGTGGAGGAAATGCAAGCCCTCCATCAGCAGACCAAGATTATTTTCATTTCACAAAATACAACGGATCAAAAACAATTTCAACAAGAATATCACATTTCCCGCAACGATAGAAACAGTTATCAAGAGGTTTTCCAGAGCATAGGGGAAGAGTATGGGGAAATAGATGCTATACTATATCTATGGGCTTTTGAAGATTCAAGTTGTATTAAGGATTATGCGAGTATTGTCTATATTTTACAGGCTATTGCAACTACCAAACTAAACATTAAACGATTCTTATTGGCGGCTCAATTTGCAGATGGACTGGAACGTTGCTATCTGGAATCTTGGATTGGCTTTGAACGCTCATTAGGACTTCTTATGCCAAATACTCAAGTGACGGTAATTCTTCAAGAAATAGAAAAGGAAAAGCCGGAAGCGGTAATGAAAAACTGGTTACGGAAACTTTGGGCAGAACTACAAGTTCACAGTGCTCAAAGTGTCTTGTATCAAGAGGGGAAACGGCATGTATACAAGGTACAGCCAACAATAATTCAAACAGGTGATGGTCTATTACGGTCAGGAGGAACATACCTCATTACAGGTGGCTGTGGTGGACTTGGCTTCCTTTTTGCAGAATACTTTGCCAAGAAACATCCTGTAAATCTCATTTTAACGGGTCGATCTCCAATCAGTGCAGAAAAACAATCAAAAATAAAAACATTAGAGGATTTAGGCAGTCGGGTTATGTATATACAAGCTAATGTTTGTGATCCAATCCATATGAAACAAGGATTAGAGCAGGCTAAGGAAAGTTTTGGAGGGATTCATGGCGTTATCCATGCAGCAGGAGTGGAGGGAAATCAAAGCGTTTTAGAAAAAGACATTCAAAGATTTGAACAAGTGTTAGAACCAAAAATAAAAGGGACCCTTGTGTTGGATGAATTGCTCTATGGAGAGGAACTTGATTTTATATGTTATTTTTCTTCATCTTCAGCGATTCTTGGGGACTTTGGGTCTTGTGACTATGCCATCGGCAACCGTTTTCTAATGGCCTATGCTCATTACCGAAATCAAGAGAAACGTAATGGCAAAACGTTTTCTATCAACTGGCCTCTATGGAAAGATGGTGGCATGGGCTTTGGTAATAATGAAAATAGCAAAATGTATCTGAAATCCAGTGGTCAACGTTTTTTAGAAGCCGAAGAAGGCATGAACATGTTTGAACGCATCTTGTCTCAAAATAACATACAACATTTGATATTGGTAGGACAACCCAGTCGAGTACACCGCTTTTTAGGTTTGATTGAAAAGCAATCTATTTTGTTAAATTCAAACATTTCAAATAGTTCAGGTAAAGGACGACCAGCTAAAATGAAGGGATTGAGCTTAAAGAAATGTCTGGAGCGAGATTTGAAAGAACATGTTAGTAATTTACTTAAAATTTCCCAAAATAATTTAGATAGAGAAACAAACTTAGCTGATTTTGGCTTTGATTCCATTAGTTTAACAGAATTTTCTATCCTGTTAACCAATTATTATGGAATAGAAATAACTCCCGCTTTGTTTTTTGGATATCCCACTTTAGAAAAATTAACTCAATATTTTTTAACCGAACATCAAGAAATTATTCAGGTATTTTATGCAGAATACGCTGTAGAAAAGAAATCCCCCCAAAGTCTGCAGGTAACAGCAACTACAAGCAAGCGACAGGGGCAAAAAAAATCCAGATTTAAAGTATGGAATACTACCCAAGGTGTTCCAGAACCCATTGCCATCATCGGCATGAGCGGACGGTTTCCTCAGGCAAATACTATTGTTGAATTATGGAAGAACTTAAAATACGGTAAAAATTGTATTACAGAAATTCCAACAGACCGCTGGGATTGGAGGGAGTATTATGAAAAGGGAAAAATCAAATCCAAATGGGGTGGTTTTTTAGCTGATATAGATCAATTTGATCCTCTGTTTTTTGAAATTTCTCCAAGAGAAGCAAAACTTATGGATCCGAAACAGCGGTTGTTCTTAGAGGAAGCATGGCATGCTTTAGAGGATGCAGGATATATGGAAGAAAGAATCAAAGGAAAGTCTTGCGGAGTTTATGTTGGTGTGGAAGAGGGTGAATATGGATTTTTAGTTGGTGATAAAGGTCAGATTAATAACAATCAAAATGCAACATTATCTGCTCGGATTGCTTATAAATTAGATTTAAAAGGTCCTAATCTAGCGTTAACAGCGGCGTGTTCCTCTGGACTTGTGGCCTTACATCAGGGATGCCAAGCTCTACGCCAAGGGGATTGCGAAATGGCTTTAGTCGGCGGTATTAATTTAATGATTTCTCCCATGATGTATATAGGGATGAGCAATATGGATATGCTTTCTTTAGATGGAAAATCTTATGTATTTGATCAGCGTGCTAATGGTTTAGTGCCTAGCGAAGCGGTTGCCGTTGTTTTGCTTAAGCCGTTATCAAAGGCAATTTTGGATAAAGATCATATATATGGGTGTATTAAAGCAAGTGGGGTAAATTACAATGGTAAATCCAACGGCTTAGCAGTACCCAATCCTTTAAGCCAAGCTGAATTAATGAATAACATATATAATAAATATAATATTAATCCGGCTAATATTCAGTATGTTTTGTCACATAGTGTAGGATCAAAATTAGGAGATCCAATAGAGGTTCAAGCATTGTCAAACGCATTTAATAAATATACTGACAAAAAACAATATTGCAATTTAGGATCAATTAAACCTTTAATTGGTCATACATTTGCAGCTTCAGGTGTGGTAAGTTTAATCAGCATGTTGATGGCAATGAAAGAACAAACTATTCCAGCTCTGTATAATTATCAATCAAGTAATGAGTATATAAATTTTAAAGAAGGTCCGTTTTTCTTGAATCTAGAGAATCAAACTTGGACAACTGAAAATAATCAGCCTAGAATGGGTGCTATTAGTACAACAGGGATTAGTGGAACTAATGCTCATGCAGTGATTGAGGAATATCTTCCTCGCCAGAAAAAAGCTGTTCATATTCCTTCTAAAGTCTCTCCTCAGATTGTAGTCTTTTCAGCTAAAAGCTCTGAACGGCTGCAGGCTGCCGCACAACAAGTTTTTGACTTCATAGAACTTGAAAAGGAACTATCTTTATCTAATCTTGCTTTTACTCTTCAAATAGGGCGTGAAGCATTTTCATCTCGGCTAGCAATAGTAGCTAGCGACCGAGAAGAGTTGCTTCAAGCCCTCGAAGAGTATCTGAAATCAGCCAGAGAAGGTAAAGAAATACAGACCGCCGTACCCATTTTTATTGGAAATCTGGAAGAGGATCATTCGGGAATTAAAAACCTGCTTTCCGATAAAATAGGGGAGACCGTCCTTCAGGTGTTACTAGCAGAAAAAGATCTTGAAAAAATTGCACTTTATTGGACACAGGGAGGTAAGATTTCTTGGGAAATACTTCATGAAGGGGAAGAAGTCTGTATTATATCTTTACCTACTTATCCTTTTGCCAAGGAACGCTATTGGTTTTCCTCACAGCAAGAAACAAATCACTTTATCATCGAAGGAGAACAAAAAATAAATAAATTTTCACATGAAGAAAAAGATGTAAATTATAATAATTCTGAAGATGTTTTGGGAATTGTAACAAAGTTTATTAAGGAAATTTTGGGACTATCATCTAGTTTTATAATTAATTCTAAAAAACAATTAAAAGACTATGGAATGGATTCGATATCGGGGATCCAATTACTAGAAACATTAATGCGGGAACTGAAAATTAAATTGGATACCAGACAATTTTTTGCGGAGTTCACATTACAGGAAATCATAAGACAAATAGAATTAATTAATCGTCCATTACCTTCAGTGTCTAATCCAGAAGTAATATCAATCTTACAATGGGAAAAGGATAAAAAGTTACCGGAGGATTTTAATTTGAATAGGAAGGATATATCTATCAAACATACTTCTTCACCAGCAAAAGTATTTTTGACTGGAGCAACTGGATTATTAGGAGGGTTTTTATGTGATGAAATTTTACAACAAACTTCTGCAACTGTGTATTGTCTTGTTCGTGATGAATCAGAATCTTCGGCCTTGAAACGAATTAAAAATAATTTTAAAAAATATAATCTATGGAAAGATGATTATGAAGATCGGATTATCCCAGTATTGGGAGACTTAACAAAGCCAGAATTAGGAATTGAAGAGAAGCTATATAATGAATTAAGCCAATCTATTGAAAGGATTTATCATTGTGCGGCATTAGTAAATCATTTACTAAATTATCACGCTATGAAAGCTCATAATGTGGACGGCACCCTATCTATTATAAAGTTTGCTGGAAACATACAAGTGAAACCAATACACTTTATTTCTTCTACTGCAGTTTGTTCTCAAGGAAAATTGCCAGCCCACCAATTAGAAACAGTATTAGAACATGGTAAAAATTTAGAAAGTGGTTATGCACAGACAAAATGGGTTTCGGAACATCATCTTATACAAGCTCAGGAAAAAGGTATTCCAATTACAATTTTTCGCTGTGGACAAATTACCGGTTCTAGTCAAACAGCTGATGGAACTGCACAAGATACATTTCATAACCTTTTAAAGATATTTAGTCAAGTTGAATTTGTACCTCAGTGGGATGAAAATGTTATGGATATTGCTCCTATTGATTATGTCAGTCGAGCTATTTTAGCAATAAGCCAGCAAAATAATTGTTATGGAAAAATTTATCATTTAAGCAATCCAAATCCGATACCGGTGCAAACATTTTTTGCGTGTTTACTGAAAAAAAATCCGACCATATTAAAAAAAGTATCTTTTGAAGAATGGGCTGATAGTTGTTTGCGATATATTAATAATTTACCTAATGATTCAATAAAAACGCTCTTAAGGTTATTTTTCTTAAAGGATGATTTTGGTAACCGAGTATTTAAAGATTATTTTTGTACTATGAATCTTAGTAATAGTAACACTCGAGAAGCATTACAAAATACTTCTGTTCAATTTCCAGAAATAGATGAAAAATGGTGGTACAAATGTTTGGATCAACTTGAGCTATTTGATACTATAGGACGGTGTCATTAA